One window from the genome of Salvia miltiorrhiza cultivar Shanhuang (shh) chromosome 7, IMPLAD_Smil_shh, whole genome shotgun sequence encodes:
- the LOC130994604 gene encoding kinesin-like protein KIN-UB isoform X2, which translates to MSAHSYKNGGSASRGGAIKFENYSNSNSKYSPSSSLKSKVQQPMPAASSLRRGSTGSGRDYSTRRVRVAVRLRPRNSEEMVADADFADCVELQPELKRLKLQKNNWDSDTYEFDEVLTEYASQKRVYEVVAKPVVESVLDGYNGTVMAYGQTGTGKTYTLGRLGEEDAAARGIMLRAMEDILAEVSPENDLVSVSYFQLYMETIQDLLNPSNDNITIVEDPKTGDVSLPGATLVEVRDHKSFMQLLQLGEAHRFAANTKLNTESSRSHAILMVHVKRSVKGKDSSLSNENGNMTPVSKTLKPPIIRRSKLVIVDLAGSERIDKSGSEGHTLEEAKSINLSLSALGKCINALAENSAHVPVRDSKLTRLLRDSFGGTARTSLVITIGPSPRHRGETSSTIMFGQRAMKVENMVKLKEEFDYKSLSRRLEIQLDKLAAEYERQQRAFDDKIERISLEGQKRVAEVEQNYADALEKCQKDFMESKKRLEEQSSVKKENHGQRKVNVGVSDNGTDQKSNSQPPMLPNSSEVAELKKKLNSEILLRKAAETEVDSLNKQLIQWKNAEAARNSEIVKLRKMLEDEECEKAKLEEEIEMLQSQLLQISFEADQSRRNLDKRLSGQAPSSLDSLIPQPKHQQQREPADGDKASVVKLFEQVGLHKILSLLQSDDADVRIHAVKVVANLAAEESNQQKIVQAGGLTSLLELLRNSNDETIHRVAAGAIANLAMNETNQELIMSQGGISLLSLTATKSEDPQTLRMVAGAIANLCGNDKLQIKLRAEGGIRALLGMVRCRHPDVLAQVARGMANFAKCESRASTTGIKTGRSVLIEDGALPWIVKNANNEASPIRRHIELALCHLGQHEVNARDMINGGALWELVRISRDCSREDIRVLAQRTLQSTSGFQAELKRLRIDYG; encoded by the exons ATGTCTGCACATAGCTACAAGAATGGCGGCAGCGCATCAAGAGGAGGAGCTATCAAGTTTGAGAATTATAGCAATAGTAATTCTAAATACTCACCATCTTCTTCTCTCAAGTCGAAGGTGCAGCAGCCCATGCCGGCTGCTTCCAGTCTCCGCCGCGGAAGCACCGGCTCCGGCCGAGATTATTCCACAA GGAGAGTGAGAGTTGCTGTCAGATTAAGGCCTAGAAATTCTGAAGAGATGGTAGCGGATGCTGATTTTGCTGACTGTGTTGAATTGCAACCAGAG CTCAAACGATTGAAACTTCAAAAAAACAACTGGGATTCTGATACCTATGAGTTTGATGAAGTCTTAACAGAGTATGCATCACAAAAACGTGTATACGAAGTTGTGGCAAAGCCAGTTGTGGAG AGTGTTTTAGATGGTTACAATGGAACAGTGATGGCATATGGGCAGACAGGTACAGGGAAAACCTACACCCTTGGACGACTTGGTGAAGAAGATGCTGCTGCTCGTGGGATCATGTTGCGAGCAATGGAGGATATACTGGCAGAAGTATCACCTGAAAATGATTTAGTTTCTGTTTCTTATTTTCAG CTTTACATGGAAACAATACAGGACCTCCTTAATCCATCTAATGATAATATAACTATTGTGGAAGACCCAAAAACTGGAGATGTTTCTCTTCCTGGAGCGACCTTGGTAGAAGTTAGAGATCATAAAAGTTTTATGCAACTACTGCAATTAGGGGAAGCCCATCGTTTTGCCGCaaacacaaaattaaatacCGAATCCTCCCGTAGCCACGCTATTCTAATG GTACATGTAAAGAGGTCGGTTAAAGGAAAAGATTCTTCATTGTCTAATGAAAATGGTAACATGACCCCAGTGAGTAAAACACTGAAGCCTCCCATTATACGAAGAAGCAAGCTAGTTATCGTGGATCTTGCTGGTTCTGAGCGCATTGATAAGTCAG GGAGTGAGGGTCATACATTAGAGGAAGCCAAATCTATCAATCTCTCTTTGAGTGCATTAGGGAAGTGTATCAATGCGTTGGCAGAAAATAGTGCTCATGTTCCAGTCCGCGATTCGAAACTCACTAGATTGCTTCGAGATTCCTTTGGAG GCACAGCTAGAACCTCATTGGTTATTACTATTGGGCCATCACCTCGCCACCGAGGAGAAACATCTAGCACCATCATGTTCGGCCAACGG GCTATGAAGGTGGAGAATATGGTAAAACTCAAAGAGGAATTTGATTACAAAAGTTTATCGAGGAGGCTTGAAATACAATTGGACAAGCTAGCAGCTGAATATGAAAGGCAACAAAGAGCATTTGATGACAAGATTGAAAGGATATCTTTGGAAGGCCAGAAACGTGTTGCTGAAGTGGAACAAAATTATGCTGATGCATTGGAG AAATGTCAGAAAGACTTTATGGAGTCAAAAAAGAGGCTCGAGGAACAATCATcagtgaaaaaagaaaaccatGGACAAAGAAAAGTTAATGTTGGTGTATCTGATAATGGCACTGATCAAAAATCAAACTCACAG CCTCCAATGCTGCCTAATTCCAGTGAAGTTGCAGAGCTTAAGAAAAAGCTTAACAGTGAAATTCTTCTACGCAAAGCTGCAGAAACTGAAGTTGATAGTCTGAATAAGCAGTTGATTCAGTGGAAAAACGCGGAG GCTGCCAGAAATTCTGAGATCGTAAAGCTTCGTAAGATGCTGGAAGATGAAGAATGCGAAAAGGCAAAACTGGAAGAAGAAATAGAAATGTTACAAAGTCAACTACTGCAAATAAGTTTTGAAGCAGACCAG TCACGAAGAAATCTTGACAAAAGATTAAGTGGACAAGCACCAAGTTCTCTGGACTCACTCATCCCTCAGCCTAAGCATCAACAACAGAGAGAGCCTGCTGATGGAGACAAAGCATCAGTTGTGAAACTCTTCGAACAAG TGGGGCTGCATAAAATATTGTCATTACTTCAATCTGATGATGCTGATGTACGGATTCATGCTGTTAAAGTAGTTGCTAATCTTGCAGCGGAAG AATCAAATCAGCAAAAGATTGTTCAAGCTGGTGGGCTTACATCCTTACTTGAGCTTCTGAGAAATTCCAATGATGAGACCATTCATAGAGTAGCGGCTGGCGCCATTGCAAATCTTGCAATGAATG AAACCAACCAGGAGCTCATAATGTCTCAAGGGGGCATAAGCTTGTTGTCCCTAACAGCAACCAAGTCAGAGGATCCTCAAACGCTCCGCATGGTTGCTGGAGCTATTGCTAATCTTTGTGGCAATG ATAAGCTGCAAATAAAGCTGAGAGCTGAAGGTGGTATTAGAGCTTTGCTGGGAATGGTTAGATGTAGACATCCAGATGTTCTTGCACAAGTGGCCCGTGGGATGGCGAACTTCGCCAAATGTGAGTCTAGGGCATCCACCACAG GGATTAAGACTGGGAGATCTGTTCTGATCGAAGATGGCGCCCTTCCTTGGATAGTTAAGAATGCCAACAATGAAGCCTCACCAATCAGGCGACACATTGAGCTCGCCCTTTGCCATTTAGGTCAACATG AGGTTAATGCAAGAGACATGATTAATGGAGGTGCATTGTGGGAGCTAGTTCGCATTTCTCGGGATTGTTCACGAGAGGATATAAGGGTTCTTGCGCAACGAACGCTACAGTCCACTTCTGGTTTTCAAGCTGAGCTGAAGAGACTAAGAATCGATTATGGCTAA
- the LOC130994604 gene encoding kinesin-like protein KIN-UB isoform X1, whose product MSAHSYKNGGSASRGGAIKFENYSNSNSKYSPSSSLKSKVQQPMPAASSLRRGSTGSGRDYSTISGRVRVAVRLRPRNSEEMVADADFADCVELQPELKRLKLQKNNWDSDTYEFDEVLTEYASQKRVYEVVAKPVVESVLDGYNGTVMAYGQTGTGKTYTLGRLGEEDAAARGIMLRAMEDILAEVSPENDLVSVSYFQLYMETIQDLLNPSNDNITIVEDPKTGDVSLPGATLVEVRDHKSFMQLLQLGEAHRFAANTKLNTESSRSHAILMVHVKRSVKGKDSSLSNENGNMTPVSKTLKPPIIRRSKLVIVDLAGSERIDKSGSEGHTLEEAKSINLSLSALGKCINALAENSAHVPVRDSKLTRLLRDSFGGTARTSLVITIGPSPRHRGETSSTIMFGQRAMKVENMVKLKEEFDYKSLSRRLEIQLDKLAAEYERQQRAFDDKIERISLEGQKRVAEVEQNYADALEKCQKDFMESKKRLEEQSSVKKENHGQRKVNVGVSDNGTDQKSNSQPPMLPNSSEVAELKKKLNSEILLRKAAETEVDSLNKQLIQWKNAEAARNSEIVKLRKMLEDEECEKAKLEEEIEMLQSQLLQISFEADQSRRNLDKRLSGQAPSSLDSLIPQPKHQQQREPADGDKASVVKLFEQVGLHKILSLLQSDDADVRIHAVKVVANLAAEESNQQKIVQAGGLTSLLELLRNSNDETIHRVAAGAIANLAMNETNQELIMSQGGISLLSLTATKSEDPQTLRMVAGAIANLCGNDKLQIKLRAEGGIRALLGMVRCRHPDVLAQVARGMANFAKCESRASTTGIKTGRSVLIEDGALPWIVKNANNEASPIRRHIELALCHLGQHEVNARDMINGGALWELVRISRDCSREDIRVLAQRTLQSTSGFQAELKRLRIDYG is encoded by the exons ATGTCTGCACATAGCTACAAGAATGGCGGCAGCGCATCAAGAGGAGGAGCTATCAAGTTTGAGAATTATAGCAATAGTAATTCTAAATACTCACCATCTTCTTCTCTCAAGTCGAAGGTGCAGCAGCCCATGCCGGCTGCTTCCAGTCTCCGCCGCGGAAGCACCGGCTCCGGCCGAGATTATTCCACAA TTTCAGGGAGAGTGAGAGTTGCTGTCAGATTAAGGCCTAGAAATTCTGAAGAGATGGTAGCGGATGCTGATTTTGCTGACTGTGTTGAATTGCAACCAGAG CTCAAACGATTGAAACTTCAAAAAAACAACTGGGATTCTGATACCTATGAGTTTGATGAAGTCTTAACAGAGTATGCATCACAAAAACGTGTATACGAAGTTGTGGCAAAGCCAGTTGTGGAG AGTGTTTTAGATGGTTACAATGGAACAGTGATGGCATATGGGCAGACAGGTACAGGGAAAACCTACACCCTTGGACGACTTGGTGAAGAAGATGCTGCTGCTCGTGGGATCATGTTGCGAGCAATGGAGGATATACTGGCAGAAGTATCACCTGAAAATGATTTAGTTTCTGTTTCTTATTTTCAG CTTTACATGGAAACAATACAGGACCTCCTTAATCCATCTAATGATAATATAACTATTGTGGAAGACCCAAAAACTGGAGATGTTTCTCTTCCTGGAGCGACCTTGGTAGAAGTTAGAGATCATAAAAGTTTTATGCAACTACTGCAATTAGGGGAAGCCCATCGTTTTGCCGCaaacacaaaattaaatacCGAATCCTCCCGTAGCCACGCTATTCTAATG GTACATGTAAAGAGGTCGGTTAAAGGAAAAGATTCTTCATTGTCTAATGAAAATGGTAACATGACCCCAGTGAGTAAAACACTGAAGCCTCCCATTATACGAAGAAGCAAGCTAGTTATCGTGGATCTTGCTGGTTCTGAGCGCATTGATAAGTCAG GGAGTGAGGGTCATACATTAGAGGAAGCCAAATCTATCAATCTCTCTTTGAGTGCATTAGGGAAGTGTATCAATGCGTTGGCAGAAAATAGTGCTCATGTTCCAGTCCGCGATTCGAAACTCACTAGATTGCTTCGAGATTCCTTTGGAG GCACAGCTAGAACCTCATTGGTTATTACTATTGGGCCATCACCTCGCCACCGAGGAGAAACATCTAGCACCATCATGTTCGGCCAACGG GCTATGAAGGTGGAGAATATGGTAAAACTCAAAGAGGAATTTGATTACAAAAGTTTATCGAGGAGGCTTGAAATACAATTGGACAAGCTAGCAGCTGAATATGAAAGGCAACAAAGAGCATTTGATGACAAGATTGAAAGGATATCTTTGGAAGGCCAGAAACGTGTTGCTGAAGTGGAACAAAATTATGCTGATGCATTGGAG AAATGTCAGAAAGACTTTATGGAGTCAAAAAAGAGGCTCGAGGAACAATCATcagtgaaaaaagaaaaccatGGACAAAGAAAAGTTAATGTTGGTGTATCTGATAATGGCACTGATCAAAAATCAAACTCACAG CCTCCAATGCTGCCTAATTCCAGTGAAGTTGCAGAGCTTAAGAAAAAGCTTAACAGTGAAATTCTTCTACGCAAAGCTGCAGAAACTGAAGTTGATAGTCTGAATAAGCAGTTGATTCAGTGGAAAAACGCGGAG GCTGCCAGAAATTCTGAGATCGTAAAGCTTCGTAAGATGCTGGAAGATGAAGAATGCGAAAAGGCAAAACTGGAAGAAGAAATAGAAATGTTACAAAGTCAACTACTGCAAATAAGTTTTGAAGCAGACCAG TCACGAAGAAATCTTGACAAAAGATTAAGTGGACAAGCACCAAGTTCTCTGGACTCACTCATCCCTCAGCCTAAGCATCAACAACAGAGAGAGCCTGCTGATGGAGACAAAGCATCAGTTGTGAAACTCTTCGAACAAG TGGGGCTGCATAAAATATTGTCATTACTTCAATCTGATGATGCTGATGTACGGATTCATGCTGTTAAAGTAGTTGCTAATCTTGCAGCGGAAG AATCAAATCAGCAAAAGATTGTTCAAGCTGGTGGGCTTACATCCTTACTTGAGCTTCTGAGAAATTCCAATGATGAGACCATTCATAGAGTAGCGGCTGGCGCCATTGCAAATCTTGCAATGAATG AAACCAACCAGGAGCTCATAATGTCTCAAGGGGGCATAAGCTTGTTGTCCCTAACAGCAACCAAGTCAGAGGATCCTCAAACGCTCCGCATGGTTGCTGGAGCTATTGCTAATCTTTGTGGCAATG ATAAGCTGCAAATAAAGCTGAGAGCTGAAGGTGGTATTAGAGCTTTGCTGGGAATGGTTAGATGTAGACATCCAGATGTTCTTGCACAAGTGGCCCGTGGGATGGCGAACTTCGCCAAATGTGAGTCTAGGGCATCCACCACAG GGATTAAGACTGGGAGATCTGTTCTGATCGAAGATGGCGCCCTTCCTTGGATAGTTAAGAATGCCAACAATGAAGCCTCACCAATCAGGCGACACATTGAGCTCGCCCTTTGCCATTTAGGTCAACATG AGGTTAATGCAAGAGACATGATTAATGGAGGTGCATTGTGGGAGCTAGTTCGCATTTCTCGGGATTGTTCACGAGAGGATATAAGGGTTCTTGCGCAACGAACGCTACAGTCCACTTCTGGTTTTCAAGCTGAGCTGAAGAGACTAAGAATCGATTATGGCTAA
- the LOC130994324 gene encoding uncharacterized protein LOC130994324, whose amino-acid sequence MKTEVTSAMKWIHIGAIQLVIKSSLSTGIDLPIDIAICDKMIITTSDTVLGAFSGNLYAKQIITELYPQIAYNLQDTNFSRALTLYQDYKRNDMLTEGNRPYSITYQVSYALSNSHHTDLFLWKNFIEIPEIFKEVAKQLEGAFNRAMPVSFRSKRGDDEGKLRRPQMKDQLRFRDVLLKCRAEGFSNLSEEETQILKVALISHKDIKEEE is encoded by the exons ATGAAGACAGAAGTCACATCagcgatgaaatggattcatatcggAGCAATCCAGCTGGTAATCAAATCCTCACTTTCAACGGGAATTGATTTACCAATTGATATTGCAATATGCGATAAGATGATTATAACCACAAGTGATACAGTGCTGGGAGCTttctcaggcaatctctatgccaagcaGATTATAACCGAATTAtacccacagatcgcttataatcttcaagatACAAACTTCAGCAGAGCCCTGACACTCTATCAGGATTACAAGAGGAATGATATGTTGACAGAAGGGAATAGGCCATACTCGATTACTTATCAAGTATCGTacgccttatcaaattcccatcatacggATTTATTTCTATGGAAAAATTTTATTGAGATcccagaaatattcaaagagGTGGCTAAG CAACTCGAGGGAGCATTTAATCGAGCTATGCCAGTCAGCTTTCGCAgtaagcgtggtgatgatgaaGGCAAACTTCGGCGTCCACAAATGAAGGACCAACTGAGGTTTAGAGATgttctgctcaaatgcagagCCGAGGGATTTTCAAACCTCTCTGAGGAAGAAACCCAAATCCTCAAAGTCGCCttaatatcacacaaagatattaaGGAAGAAGAATAA